GTCCCAGCAACTGCAATCTGTTCAACCATATCATCAGAGACAGCCTCAGCCATCTTCGGTAGGTTGAAGGTCTTAAAGTGTTCCCAAATCGACAGCTTCTGCTTCTCCCAACCATGAATGTTGAGAATCTCTTCATAGGATTTAACGGAAGCATAGAACGCGATCTGATTTTTTGCGTCACGGATCGCCTGATCTCGGTTGTGACTGATCGAAGTAATGAGCAAAGAAGTGACATCAACACCTTTGACTGCACGGCCTGCCCGTTTTGCTCCGATCTCAAGATTTGGCTTAATAAACTCGGCAATATACTTGCGACTATACAGTGGATGACCGACGAGTCCGTCAGCAACTTCTCCAGTAGTTCGCAACATCCCCTTTTGTACACCAGCGAGATACAACGGAATTCGATCACGCACAGCGTACGGACGGCTAAAGGCTGGAATGTTGATCCGATAGAATTCCCCCTCGAATCGAACGCCCATGCCTTTGTGAGACGCCCAGATTTTTCTGATCAACGCCACACACTCTTTCATCTTCGCCGCTGAGCGTGGTTCAAATGCCTGGCCGTACCAGCCCTCATTCATCGACTTGGTTCCGCTACCCAAGCCAAGAACCATGCGCCCTCCAGACATTTCATCGAGATCCATCGCACCGGTGGCATTGAGCACCGGATTGCGCATGTACGCATACGCAATGCCAGTAGCGATTTTGACTCGCTTCGTGTTTTGCGCCACAGCGGCGAGGGTCACAAGACCATTGCGATTAAAGAATTCCCCATTCCACACCGAATCGAAACCAGCCTCGTCCGCTAGCTTCGCGATCTCAACCATATCTCTAATCGTCGGAGTAAACAGGGCAATTGC
The sequence above is a segment of the Deltaproteobacteria bacterium genome. Coding sequences within it:
- a CDS encoding LLM class flavin-dependent oxidoreductase, whose translation is MSRRAIALFTPTIRDMVEIAKLADEAGFDSVWNGEFFNRNGLVTLAAVAQNTKRVKIATGIAYAYMRNPVLNATGAMDLDEMSGGRMVLGLGSGTKSMNEGWYGQAFEPRSAAKMKECVALIRKIWASHKGMGVRFEGEFYRINIPAFSRPYAVRDRIPLYLAGVQKGMLRTTGEVADGLVGHPLYSRKYIAEFIKPNLEIGAKRAGRAVKGVDVTSLLITSISHNRDQAIRDAKNQIAFYASVKSYEEILNIHGWEKQKLSIWEHFKTFNLPKMAEAVSDDMVEQIAVAGTPDECREQIKKWDGLLDLPILYTPTAGVKADRVMENHRLIVETFTS